A genomic stretch from Microplitis mediator isolate UGA2020A chromosome 10, iyMicMedi2.1, whole genome shotgun sequence includes:
- the LOC130675904 gene encoding zinc finger protein 227-like codes for MAIIEEFNYLCRLCAAKTGIMMMGLPIFEPGERLQNIEEKIAACLPVRVSRCDDLPKIICEPCAYKLNELFDFREKCLHTEGLFLDMLKEIKTESINIVDNTLAGVDEMSSVIQTDIDALHNHSHSHNHNHNHNHNHNHLQQHGIDDISRMQNGIDDMQTQDCTARRPEGANETRSMHSMRVMDDMELAGGEQVVSQEEITPQESLEVTGMEGLDEHMHEVSNHPIAIHLDGEITVVGNLTVDNHLGINYVTAIVPEQQNGEQILHYCENVEYEGVDVKQEYRRLQDHLTGDGTATRDIQASTSVQSFADAVAAAVAVENENKVDSARGSQIPEAEVHANTMPSTSQESKSVELVEYTKESKDSLIENVINNPTLDATGANWYICPFCNEAANEPATLLDHYDQHFCSCSCGAYFISIEEFNQHEQQCPFLNDSKSSIANGEDELSAGESVPATGNNVVDLADIDAGVGNADTEAEGNEKSQSGVRQKWTPKICSQCGKQYRTNYKLQEHMRKHTGEKPFQCELCEKAFRSKIGLAQHTATHTGQFDYSCSTCGKGFQCKSYLVVHQRVHSDLKPYPCETCGQNFKTKQSLLDHQNRHLGVKPYMCEICGRSFITKGLCKSHQRIHSGTDNRQYPCKVCNKMFVSKSYLNTHLRIHTGEKPYLCEVCGKGFLTRVDLRIHSTMHTGEKSFKCEMCNKVFARRAALRCHRRSHTGERPYKCDVCGKTFTQFSPMAIHKRLHTGERPYQCDICNKTFISKSTMMCHRKKHRVPNDNDSTAEKDIASGNDDSANDIVINVVIETPDGIEIHAD; via the exons aTGGCGATTATtgaagaatttaattatttatgtcgtCTGTGTGCTGCCAAGACAGGAATAATGATGATGGGACTGCCGATATTTGAACCTGGTGAGAGATTGcaaaatattgaagaaaaaatcgccGCTTGTTTGCCAGTACGa GTGTCAAGGTGCGATGATCTCCCGAAAATAATTTGCGAGCCATGTGCCTATAAATTAAACGAACTGTTtgattttcgtgaaaaatgtcTGCATACTGAAGGATTATTCTTGGATATGCTGAAGGAAATAAAGACCGAGTCGATTAATATCGTGGATAATACGCTGGCAGGTGTCGATGAGATGTCAAGTGTCATACAAACAGACATCGACGCTCTGCACAATCATAGTCACAGTCATAACCACAATCATAACCACAATCATAACCATAACCATCTCCAGCAGCATGGTATTGATGATATAAGTAGGATGCAGAACGGTATTGATGATATGCAGACACAAGACTGCACAGCAAGACGTCCTGAGGGTGCCAATGAAACGAGGAGTATGCACTCGATGAGAGTTATGGACGACATGGAGCTCGCTGGAGGTGAGCAGGTTGTGAGCCAGGAAGAAATTACCCCTCAGGAGTCCCTTGAGGTCACGGGAATGGAGGGTCTTGATGAACACATGCAtgaa GTGTCCAATCATCCTATAGCGATACACTTAGACGGTGAGATTACTGTGGTAGGTAATTTGACGGTGGACAATCATCTGGGAATAAATTACGTGACAGCAATAGTTCCGGAGCAGCAGAATGGAGAGCAGATTCTTCACTACTGCGAGAATGTTGAGTACGAGGGAGTTGATGTTAAACAAGAGTATCGAAGACTGCAAGATCACTTGACTGGTGATGGTACGGCGACGCGTGATATTCAGGCGAGCACTTCAGTTCAGAGCTTTGCTGACGCTGTTGCTGCTGCCGTTGCCGTTGAGAATGAGAATAAGGTTGACAGTGCGCGGGGCTCGCAAATCCCGGAAGCGGAAGTCCATGCCAACACGATGCCGTCCACGAGTCAGGAATCAAAGTCGGTTGAGTTGGTAGAGTATACTAAGGAATCAAAAGACAGTTTAATTGAAAATGTCATCAACAATCCGACGCTTGACGCGACTGGTGCCAACTGGTACATCTGTCCCTTTTGTAATGAAGCCGCAAACGAACCGGCCACTCTACTAGACCACTACGACCAGCACTTTTGTTCCTGCTCATGCGGGGCCTACTTTATCAGCATTGAGGAGTTTAACCAGCATGAGCAACAGTGtccttttttaaatgattcaaAGTCTTCGATAGCTAACGGGGAAGATGAGTTGTCAGCTGGTGAATCTGTTCCAGCTACCGGCAATAATGTAGTAGATCTTGCTGACATTGATGCCGGGGTCGGCAACGCTGACACCGAAGCCGAAGGAAATGAAAAATCGCAATCTGGCGTACGACAAAAATGGACTCCTAAGATTTGTTCCCAGTGTGGGAAACAGTATCGGACAAATTACAAGCTCCAGGAACACATGCGTAAGCACACAGGGGAAAAACCATTTCAATGTGAGCTCTGCGAAAAAGCGTTTCGCAGCAAAATAGGTCTGGCCCAGCACACCGCGACCCACACAGGGCAGTTTGACTACAGCTGTTCGACCTGCGGCAAAGGGTTCCAGTGCAAGAGTTATCTGGTCGTTCACCAGCGAGTCCATTCAGATTTAAAGCCCTATCCCTGCGAGACCTGTGGCCAGAATTTCAAGACCAAGCAGTCGCTGTTGGATCATCAGAACCGTCATCTGGGTGTCAAACCCTACATGTGTGAAATTTGCGGGCGTAGTTTTATAACGAAAGGTCTCTGCAAAAGTCATCAGAGGATACACTCGGGTACCGATAATCGTCAGTATCCATGCAAAGTATGCAATAAAATGTTCGTAAGTAAAAGTTACTTGAACACGCATCTTCGTATCCACACGGGAGAGAAACCTTATCTCTGTGAAGTTTGCGGTAAAGGTTTTTTGACGCGCGTTGATTTACGCATACACTCAACAATGCACACGGgagaaaaaagtttcaaatgtGAAATGTGTAATAAAGTATTCGCCAGACGCGCGGCTCTCAGGTGCCACAGAAGATCACACACGGGCGAGCGACCCTACAAATGTGACGTCTGCGGGAAAACTTTCACCCAGTTTAGTCCAATGGCTATTCACAAGCGGTTACATACCGGCGAACGGCCTTACCAGTGtgatatttgtaataaaacttttatttcaaagtCAACGATGATGTGCCACAGGAAGAAGCATCGCGTACCAAACGACAATGACTCTACCGCGGAAAAAGATATTGCCAGTGGTAACGATGACTCGGCAAATGACATCGTCATTAATGTAGTCATTGAGACTCCTGACGGCATTGAAATTCATGCAGACTGA